Proteins co-encoded in one Prunus persica cultivar Lovell chromosome G6, Prunus_persica_NCBIv2, whole genome shotgun sequence genomic window:
- the LOC18772828 gene encoding RING-H2 finger protein ATL52, with amino-acid sequence MGFDHRKLILQTNFSEEDFCPIQCKQAPIQGGFCFLSCFKRCRDVCKNLIVYGGSELRPPLLPDPTLPPPPPSPPSPPLPPLIDYQPPSEQKHILETSMKITGCMIGVALLVAIVFSIVRFYWRRSNSRRRRSSSLPILFDTQQDFLDEDHGPVLDHPIWYIYTVGLPQSVIDSITVCKYKKDEGLIEGTDCSVCLSEFEEDESLRLLAKCSHAFHIPCIDTWLRSHKNCPLCRAPIVCDIARDQESVPEPISRDSGSRESIEVENLENNGGVGSLGSGTSEVGITDDENVFAIPTEGRTAENSGKVLPSSTVAAGSRDPRALSDLTDNRRVTEEDIQPIRRSVSMDSSSASRIYRDVANVIPEEGSSNSQLVHVKNPNSGIVSKYGSSSSSLAKLMRSSSIGFSLQMGPISMKRPFSSGRKFFSSKHGRSQSSILPS; translated from the coding sequence atGGGGTTTGATCACAGAAAACTCATCCTCCAAACCAATTTCAGTGAGGAAGATTTCTGTCCAATTCAGTGTAAGCAAGCTCCGATCCAGGGgggtttctgttttctttcttgtttcaaaAGATGCCGTGATGTATGTAAGAATCTTATAGTCTATGGTGGTAGTGAACTTCGTCCTCCACTTTTGCCAGACCCTACtcttccaccaccaccaccatcaccaccatcaccaccattaCCACCACTGATTGATTATCAGCCCCCATCTGAACAGAAACATATACTTGAAACAAGCATGAAAATTACAGGTTGTATGATTGGGGTTGCTCTTCTTGTTGCTATTGTTTTCTCTATTGTAAGATTTTATTGGCGCCGCAGCAATtccaggaggaggaggagtagTTCTTTACCAATTTTGTTTGATACCCAACAAGATTTTCTTGATGAAGATCATGGACCTGTTCTTGATCATCCCATTTGGTACATCTACACTGTTGGGCTCCCGCAATCTGTAATTGACTCCATAACAGTCTGCAAGTATAAAAAAGATGAGGGGTTGATTGAAGGAACAGATTGTTCTGTTTGCTTGAGTGagtttgaagaagatgagagtcTTAGGCTTTTGGCCAAGTGCAGTCATGCCTTCCACATCCCTTGTATTGATACCTGGTTGAGATCGCATAAAAATTGCCCTCTTTGCCGCGCTCCAATTGTTTGTGACATTGCTAGGGATCAAGAAAGTGTCCCTGAGCCTATTTCGAGGGATTCAGGTTCGAGGGAAAGCATTGAGGTAGAGAATTTGGAGAATAATGGAGGGGTCGGAAGCCTTGGAAGTGGGACTAGTGAGGTTGGGATTACAGATGATGAGaatgtttttgcaattccaaCTGAGGGAAGAACTGCTGAAAATTCAGGAAAGGTTTTGCCAAGTTCTACTGTGGCTGCTGGTAGTCGTGATCCAAGAGCATTAAGTGATTTGACTGACAATCGCCGTGTTACTGAAGAGGACATACAACCAATTAGGAGGTCAGTTTCGATGGATTCGTCATCTGCTTCGCGAATATACCGTGATGTGGCCAATGTCATTCCTGAAGAAGGAAGTTCAAATTCCCAATTAGTACATGTTAAGAATCCGAATTCGGGGATTGTTTCCAAGTATGGCAGTTCAAGTTCTAGCCTTGCCAAGCTAATGAGGAGTTCTTCAATTGGGTTTTCTCTGCAGATGGGGCCAATATCAATGAAAAGGCCTTTCTCATCTGGCAGGAAGTTTTTCTCATCCAAACATGGAAGGAGTCAAA
- the LOC18775361 gene encoding uncharacterized protein LOC18775361 encodes MSTITSVDLCRSSSRLFVKHPGVFQHFSSATLKFQQGFRTNHEFLSLTIGQRNVFSRQPCRNKIMCSSSPLPGAPGPSHSWKGWMIGIILSVIIPFWRNKWAPLLALKKEVDMIVDTVEAVVEVAEQVAEKVEEVADDIGDHLPDGKLKDALEAVESIAKEAAKDAHLADQLIEKAEEVEDRVEDFFESAVDQAGNVITKDVGDEQNAQVEKKIQ; translated from the exons aTGTCAACAATCACATCGGTTGATCTTTGCCGGTCTAGTAGCCGCCTTTTCGTCAAGCATCCTGGAGTGTTTCAGCATTTCTCATCAGCAACATTGAAATTCCAACAAGGTTTCAGAACCAACCATGAATTTTTGTCTCTCACAATAGGGCAGAGGAATGTTTTTAGCAGGCAGCCATGTAGGAATAAGATTATGTGCAGTAGTTCTCCGTTACCTGGAGCTCCAGGCCCTTCACACTCCTG GAAAGGATGGATGATAGGGATTATATTATCAGTAATTATACCCTTTTGGAGGAACAAATGGGCGCCCTTGCTAGCGTTGAAAA AGGAGGTGGACATGATTGTAGACACAGTTGAGGCAGTGGTGGAGGTGGCAGAGCAGGTAGCTGAGAAAGTGGAGGAAGTGGCAGATGATATAGGTGATCATCTTCCTGATGGAAAGCTTAAGGATGCACTTGAAGCAGTTGAAAGTATAGCCAAAGAAGCAGCCAAAGATGCTCACCTTGCAGACCAGCTAATTGAGAAG GCAGAAGAAGTGGAAGATCGGGTAGAAGACTTCTTTGAGTCAGCCGTGGATCAAGCAGGGAATGTGATCACCAAAGATGTTGGTGATGAACAAAATGCACaagtagaaaagaaaatccagtga
- the LOC18772819 gene encoding uncharacterized protein LOC18772819 isoform X1, with the protein MSAIASSIHLSRWTSSPRLFAKHPGPGAVQHFSSSSTWKCQQGFRTNHALLSLTIGQRRTLSSQPCRNKIVCNSSPSPEVQSPSGAPSHSLRSWMIGMVFSVLIPFWRHKWGPLLQLKKEVDMIVDNVEAVVEVVEQVAEKVEEVADEIGDRLPDGKLKVAADLVESLAREAAKDAHLADQLIEKAEEVEDRVENFFESAMDKAGDLTKVVADEPNIVPVEKKFQ; encoded by the exons ATGTCGGCAATCGCATCATCGATTCATCTTAGCCGATGGACGAGCAGTCCTCGCCTTTTTGCTAAGCATCCTGGACCTGGAGCAGTTCAACATTTTTCATCATCGTCAACATGGAAATGCCAACAAGGTTTCAGAACCAACCATGCATTGTTGTCTCTCACAATAGGACAGAGGAGAACTCTTAGCAGCCAACCATGTAGGAATAAGATTGTGTGCAATAGTTCTCCATCACCTGAAGTTCAAAGTCCTTCTGGGGCCCCTTCACACTCTTT GAGAAGCTGGATGATTGGGATGGTATTCTCAGTACTTATACCCTTTTGGAGGCACAAATGGGGGCCCTTGCTACAATTGAAAA AGGAGGTGGACATGATTGTAGACAATGTTGAAGCAGTGGTGGAGGTGGTAGAACAGGTAGCTGAGAAAGTGGAGGAAGTGGCGGATGAAATAGGTGATCGTCTTCCTGATGGAAAGCTCAAGGTTGCAGCTGATTTAGTTGAAAGTTTAGCCAGAGAAGCAGCCAAAGATGCTCATCTTGCAGACCAGCTGATTGAGAAG gcAGAAGAAGTGGAAGATCGGGTGGAAAACTTTTTTGAGTCAGCCATGGATAAAGCAGGAGACTTGACCAAAGTTGTTGCTGATGAACCAAATATTGTACCAGTAGAGAAGAAATTTCAGtga
- the LOC18772819 gene encoding uncharacterized protein LOC18772819 isoform X2, whose translation MGALATIEKKIEFRFDCVEEVDMIVDNVEAVVEVVEQVAEKVEEVADEIGDRLPDGKLKVAADLVESLAREAAKDAHLADQLIEKAEEVEDRVENFFESAMDKAGDLTKVVADEPNIVPVEKKFQ comes from the exons ATGGGGGCCCTTGCTACAATTGAAAA AAAAATCGAATTTCGTTTCGATTGTGTAGAGGAGGTGGACATGATTGTAGACAATGTTGAAGCAGTGGTGGAGGTGGTAGAACAGGTAGCTGAGAAAGTGGAGGAAGTGGCGGATGAAATAGGTGATCGTCTTCCTGATGGAAAGCTCAAGGTTGCAGCTGATTTAGTTGAAAGTTTAGCCAGAGAAGCAGCCAAAGATGCTCATCTTGCAGACCAGCTGATTGAGAAG gcAGAAGAAGTGGAAGATCGGGTGGAAAACTTTTTTGAGTCAGCCATGGATAAAGCAGGAGACTTGACCAAAGTTGTTGCTGATGAACCAAATATTGTACCAGTAGAGAAGAAATTTCAGtga